In Vicia villosa cultivar HV-30 ecotype Madison, WI linkage group LG7, Vvil1.0, whole genome shotgun sequence, the DNA window TTCCAGCTATTTGTAAAGGAAGAAGTCACCCTTTTGGAGATGTGGATGCTTGTTATCGGAAAGGATTAGCATTTACTTCCCTAACAATGGCAGTATGTCACACTAActcatattatttaaaatttaaatatatatatatatatatatatatatatatatatatatatatatatatatatatatatatatatatatatatatataatacaatttatatttataaagtatttaaaataataaaaaaatatatttttaatgtttcTTGTTTTGCAGGTAGGACACATTTATGCTTGGTCTATTGTGTACAACATTCTTCGCATATATTCACCTAAGATCAATATTGTCAAATTTAATGATTCCAACATAAATAAAGAAGGTAAAAATCTAGAAAATATTGCAAAATGCTCCATAAGAACATTGACACCGATCGAGGAAAAATCAATATCTAATGGATACATCGACCAACCTGAGATAGAATGCAAAGTGATCGATGGAGAAGAAAAGGTTGGTACATTTTCTTATATATTCTTAAAATGATAATTTAATTGAATGCACGTGAAATTCGTTCAtatactaatatttaattgaattatttaataGATATGATATTTAATACTTTCAATGGATTCATAGGTACAAGAAAACTTGAAGAATATGAAGCCCCTAACAATATTATTAAGCGACAAGATCAATTTAAAAGAACTATTTGCACCTGCATTGTGGGGAGCGGTATATGTCCATAATTCTTTTATCTTTTTTAGTATTTTTCTAATCATTCTCATCAATCAATTAGTTTACTCATAAACTTAAGAGAGATAATATTATCTATCTTGATTTGAGAATATTAATGCAGATATTTGGAGTAATAGTTGGTATAGTTCCTCAATTTCGAAAAGTACTAGTTGGTGCAAGTGCTCCTCTATGTTTTGTTCAAACCTCTGCAATTATGTTGGGGTGAGAATCCTCTACTATTTATAAATATGATCCATAGTAGAAATTACTACTAAAATGATAGAATAATTACCCCAATTATatttaaaatgtataaaaaaaagtcttttaaaaaattgtttctttTACTATTTTCTTGGTTTTCAGGGATGCGTGCATTCCATCGATGATCTTGTTAGTTGGTGCAAATCTTTTAAAGGGTAACTAATTAATTGCCAATATTATGATTTTTCAACCTTGTCTTTCATTTCTCTCTATACTGGTAGAATACATGTGCTATTGCACGGGTCTGATTTGAATTTTACATTACATGTAACTAATTATAGATATAGATATGCGTTGTATTTAACTAGTttaatgaaataatatatttcagGTTTAAAGGGATTAGGAAAGAAGATTCCACTTGTCGTTGGTATTATTATAGTCATATATGTTGTATTACCAACAATAGGTATATGCATTGTGAAAGGTGCAATTCATTTCAACTTGATAAGCTCTGATCCATTATATCAATTTGTCTTACTACTTCACTACGCCGTTCCTCCTGCAGTATCCGTGAGTAAGTTGTTTTTTCAGAATCaactttataaaattaaaataattaatatcatTTGTATTTGCCACTACATAACCAAATACACTCTTAATAATATTATCAATTTgtcatattaaatttttattttgacatTGAATGTTGGAAAGATACTTAACTTTATCAATGTGTTAGGTACAATGACTCAATTGCTTGGAGTTGGTCAAAGGGAATGCTCACTTATTATGTTTGCAACTTATTCATTAGCTCCAATTTTGCTTACAC includes these proteins:
- the LOC131616086 gene encoding protein PIN-LIKES 3-like; the encoded protein is MNFLKLFLVALAPVLNTLFIAVIGAVLALDNVGILKKNTKKHLNIIVYFVFTPALLYSSLAKTITLRSLVMLWFMPLNILLRYIIGTALAWILAKITRVPRHLHGLVMGCCAAGNLGSLPLIIVPAICKGRSHPFGDVDACYRKGLAFTSLTMAVGHIYAWSIVYNILRIYSPKINIVKFNDSNINKEGKNLENIAKCSIRTLTPIEEKSISNGYIDQPEIECKVIDGEEKVQENLKNMKPLTILLSDKINLKELFAPALWGAIFGVIVGIVPQFRKVLVGASAPLCFVQTSAIMLGDACIPSMILLVGANLLKGLKGLGKKIPLVVGIIIVIYVVLPTIGICIVKGAIHFNLISSDPLYQFVLLLHYAVPPAVSVSTMTQLLGVGQRECSLIMFATYSLAPILLTLWCTIFMWLVL